Below is a window of Polyangiaceae bacterium DNA.
CCACGCCGCCGCAGGCGTCGGCGCAAGTCCCGTCGCTCTGGCAGTACTGGCCCGCTGGGCAGGTCTTGCCTGCACAGGCGGCGGGCGTGCAGAGCCCGCTCGCCTCGCACTGCTCGCCGGTGGCGCAGCCCGCGCACTGGCACTGATCGATGCAAGCTCCGGCGGTGCAGACCTGGCTCGAGTCGCAGGTGATGGCGAGGCAAGGATCGACGCAGTTGCCCGCGATACAGGCCTGGCCCTTCGGGCAGCTCGCGCCCGAGCACGGATCCAGGCAGGTCCCGCCGACGCACTTCGAGCCTTCGGGGCACGTCACCGTGAGGCACGCGGGATCGACGCACACACCCTTGTCGGGCTTGCAGGCCTTGTTGACGGGGCAGTTGAACTCGCCGCCGCCGCACTTGGGCACGCACACTCCGTTGTCGCAGACCTGCCCGGTGGGGCAGATGTCTCCGTCGTCCACCGAGCCGTTGCAGTCGTTGTCGAAGCCGTCGCACTTCTCGGCGGAGGGCTCGACGAGCGGCACGCAGGTGAGCGTCCCGCTCTGGCACTGGTTGGTGCCGTCCGCGCAGACGCCGGGTTTGCCGGTCTGGCACTTCCCTCCGCCGCCCGAGCACGAGATGCCGGTCACGAACGTGGTCAGATCGTCGAAGTCGTTGTCGCCGCCGCTGAGCAGGTCCTCCCACCCGAAGTAGAAGGCCTTGGGGGTCACCGTGCTGTTGTAGATCAGCAGGTGAATGAACGGGTTCGCCTGGCTGCCGTCCGGGTTGTACTTCTTCTCGCTGTAGAAGATGGCGGCGTTGTTGGTGACGGTCGCGCAGCTGCCGGTGGCTTGATAGAAGCCGATGGTCCCGCCCAGGTAGGCCGGGTCCTTCTTGATGTCGAGCGTCTTGACGGTACCGACACCGTCGTTGCAGCTCAGGAACTCGTGGTGGTCGCTGAGCGGCGGCTTCTGCCCGGTCACGTTGTACCAACCGAAGGAGTTCTTGTAGCCCGCGTTGCGCTGGAGCACCTCGAAGGTCAGCCCGCAGCTCGGCGTGAAGGTCTCGGGGGTCGTCGCGGCGTCGTTCAGCGCGTTGATGGCCTCCCCGCGGCCCGTGAACAGGCCTTGCAGGCTGCCCCCGACCGGGATGGGCGTGCCGTCCGGTTGCGACAGCGCGGCGGCGGCGTGGGTCCAGAGCAAGACGGGCAGGGCCCAGGCGGCGCGCTTCAT
It encodes the following:
- a CDS encoding DUF4114 domain-containing protein, with translation MKRAAWALPVLLWTHAAAALSQPDGTPIPVGGSLQGLFTGRGEAINALNDAATTPETFTPSCGLTFEVLQRNAGYKNSFGWYNVTGQKPPLSDHHEFLSCNDGVGTVKTLDIKKDPAYLGGTIGFYQATGSCATVTNNAAIFYSEKKYNPDGSQANPFIHLLIYNSTVTPKAFYFGWEDLLSGGDNDFDDLTTFVTGISCSGGGGKCQTGKPGVCADGTNQCQSGTLTCVPLVEPSAEKCDGFDNDCNGSVDDGDICPTGQVCDNGVCVPKCGGGEFNCPVNKACKPDKGVCVDPACLTVTCPEGSKCVGGTCLDPCSGASCPKGQACIAGNCVDPCLAITCDSSQVCTAGACIDQCQCAGCATGEQCEASGLCTPAACAGKTCPAGQYCQSDGTCADACGGVVCPAGQSCSLGQCAPSSGTGGSGGASDGGAGSGGLVIGSGGSSASTGAGGGVGANKGGVTESGDEGGCGCRAGAGGPRPWHALLGSFALLLLMRRRRASERKR